A single Streptomyces mirabilis DNA region contains:
- a CDS encoding MFS transporter, with protein sequence MYVADSRASTSAASAEGAVRLRVGRRRAAVAPTVLALGAVSLITDVSSEMVTAVLPLYLVTGLGLSPLGFGLLDGIYNGFSALVRLIGGHLADRGGGRHKWVAGFGYALSAACKPLLLLAHTLTPIGLVLAADRTGKGLRTAPRDALISLSSTPETRGRAFGVHRAMDTAGALFGPLVAFLILRATVDGYDAVFTVSFCVAVVGVLVLVLFVPNGARTTATGAGTGTAPAGTPGDTAPRPTLRAALALLARPDLRRVTLCALLLGLATVSDSFVYLLLQRRLGVPDRWFALLPLGTAAAFLLLAVPLGRLADRVGRWRVFLAGHGALLLAYALLLTSWHGTALPYAVLLLHGCFYAATDGVLMAVASESVPEELRSSGLALVQTGQALARFVCSLGFGAAWTAWGDRTALTASTVALALCALFALTLRRPTPSAPSEGLA encoded by the coding sequence ATGTATGTGGCGGACAGCCGCGCCTCCACGAGTGCGGCGTCCGCGGAAGGCGCCGTCCGGCTTCGTGTCGGACGGCGCCGTGCCGCGGTCGCGCCCACGGTGCTGGCGCTCGGTGCGGTCAGTCTCATCACCGACGTGTCGTCGGAGATGGTCACGGCGGTGCTGCCCCTGTACCTGGTGACGGGCCTCGGCCTGTCCCCGCTGGGCTTCGGCCTCCTGGACGGCATCTACAACGGCTTCTCGGCACTCGTCCGGCTGATCGGGGGCCACCTGGCCGACCGCGGCGGCGGCCGCCACAAGTGGGTGGCGGGCTTCGGCTACGCCCTCTCGGCGGCCTGCAAACCCCTGCTGCTCCTGGCTCACACGCTCACCCCGATCGGCCTGGTCCTGGCCGCCGACCGCACCGGCAAGGGCCTGCGCACGGCCCCGCGCGACGCGCTGATCTCGCTGTCGAGCACGCCGGAGACACGGGGGCGCGCGTTCGGCGTACACCGGGCGATGGACACGGCGGGCGCGCTGTTCGGTCCCCTCGTGGCCTTCCTGATCCTGCGGGCCACGGTCGACGGGTACGACGCGGTGTTCACGGTGAGCTTCTGCGTGGCGGTGGTGGGCGTACTGGTCCTGGTGCTGTTCGTGCCGAACGGTGCGCGTACGACAGCGACCGGGGCAGGAACAGGGACGGCACCGGCGGGAACCCCCGGGGACACGGCACCTCGTCCCACGCTCCGCGCGGCCCTCGCCCTCCTCGCCCGCCCCGACCTGCGCCGCGTCACCCTCTGCGCGCTCCTCCTGGGCCTCGCGACGGTCAGCGACTCCTTCGTCTACCTGCTCCTCCAGCGCCGCCTGGGCGTACCGGACCGCTGGTTCGCGCTGCTGCCTCTCGGCACGGCGGCGGCGTTCCTGCTCCTGGCCGTCCCGCTCGGCCGCCTCGCGGACCGGGTCGGCCGCTGGCGGGTGTTCCTGGCCGGCCACGGCGCCCTGCTCCTCGCGTACGCCCTCCTGCTCACCTCCTGGCACGGAACGGCACTGCCGTACGCCGTCCTGCTCCTGCACGGCTGCTTCTACGCCGCCACCGACGGCGTACTGATGGCGGTGGCCTCGGAGAGCGTGCCCGAGGAACTGCGCTCGTCCGGTCTCGCCCTCGTCCAGACGGGCCAGGCCCTGGCTCGTTTCGTCTGCTCGCTCGGCTTCGGCGCGGCGTGGACGGCTTGGGGCGACCGCACGGCGCTCACGGCGTCGACGGTGGCGCTGGCGCTCTGCGCCCTGTTCGCGCTCACGCTCCGCCGTCCCACCCCCTCCGCCCCTTCAGAAGGCCTCGCATGA
- a CDS encoding TolB family protein has product MTLRTRILVLISALIVLAGVATASVLHASARADRKNQAQPGGPRITAGTVALTTGSGSRMIFRNMAWGPHRDELTTVPASNPSGPRTASKVKCLRFYAAAGTGVCLQSVHGPVQDTYRAVILDARLRETARYDVPGIPSRARVSPSGRYAAWTAFVGGDSYAGTNFSTRAAIVDTRTGKLTPSLETFRVIKDGRTYHTADVNFWGVTFAADDRTFYATLATKGRTYLVRGDFRTRTLTTLHTNVECPSLSPDGTRVAYKKRVPGLSKDAPWHLYVLDLRTMRETPLAEPRSVDDQVVWRDARTIVYALPGDYGADLYTVPSDGTGKPRRISTAAVSPAYVN; this is encoded by the coding sequence ATGACCCTCCGTACCCGCATCCTGGTCCTGATCTCGGCCCTGATCGTCCTGGCGGGCGTGGCCACGGCCTCCGTCCTGCACGCCTCGGCCCGCGCGGACCGCAAGAACCAGGCCCAGCCCGGCGGCCCGAGGATCACCGCGGGCACGGTCGCGCTCACCACCGGGTCCGGGAGCCGCATGATCTTCCGGAACATGGCCTGGGGCCCGCACCGCGACGAACTGACGACGGTCCCGGCATCGAACCCCTCGGGACCCCGAACGGCGTCGAAGGTCAAATGCCTCCGCTTCTACGCGGCCGCGGGCACCGGCGTCTGCCTCCAGTCGGTGCACGGACCGGTCCAGGACACCTACCGGGCCGTCATCCTCGACGCGCGCCTGCGCGAGACGGCCCGCTACGACGTCCCCGGCATCCCGTCCCGCGCCCGCGTCTCCCCCAGCGGCCGGTACGCCGCGTGGACGGCCTTCGTCGGCGGCGACTCGTACGCGGGTACGAACTTCTCCACACGCGCGGCGATCGTGGACACGAGAACAGGGAAACTGACCCCCTCCTTGGAGACGTTCCGCGTCATCAAGGACGGCAGGACGTACCACACGGCGGACGTCAACTTCTGGGGCGTCACGTTCGCGGCCGACGACCGCACGTTCTACGCGACGCTGGCGACGAAGGGCAGAACGTACCTCGTCCGAGGAGACTTCCGGACCCGCACCCTCACGACCCTCCACACCAACGTCGAATGCCCGTCCCTCTCCCCCGACGGCACGCGCGTCGCCTACAAGAAGCGCGTGCCAGGCCTGTCGAAGGACGCCCCCTGGCACCTGTACGTCCTCGACCTGCGCACCATGCGCGAAACCCCGCTGGCCGAGCCCCGCAGCGTCGACGACCAGGTGGTCTGGCGCGACGCCCGCACGATCGTCTACGCCCTCCCCGGCGACTACGGAGCCGACCTCTACACCGTCCCGTCCGACGGCACGGGAAAGCCGCGGCGCATCAGCACCGCGGCGGTGTCTCCCGCGTACGTGAACTAG